From the Candidatus Melainabacteria bacterium genome, one window contains:
- a CDS encoding DUF1460 domain-containing protein — protein MQKMQLQIHRQGRTVVTVMPRKKRQDDRLAAFRILPTSLLPASRFSGQILKAALLTFSVILGALTTPAPSLSDEVQNSAPSVRVFNRIVAKSEKEDWQKLPIGELMGKIATELEGTPYVGGVLDRNTKKEVCTVDLSALDCVTFFESTLDLARIIKKGNPTPEALLKEVTYTRYRGGKPTDYTCRLHYTTDWYHDNQKKHVVELLQKLPGEQTFPSKVSFMSSHPQSYPVLVEHPEFVATIKNQESQINKRHLNFVPMDKIASIEPLLQTGDIVGICTDQPGLDIVHTGIIYRDKDGVPHFMDASSKKINMKVTIEPGPISGALKWSKNNIGIMVARPLEP, from the coding sequence ATGCAAAAAATGCAGCTCCAAATCCACAGGCAAGGGCGAACAGTGGTTACAGTCATGCCCCGGAAGAAACGTCAAGACGATCGCCTTGCAGCGTTCCGTATTTTACCGACGAGTTTGCTACCCGCATCCCGCTTCTCCGGTCAAATTCTTAAAGCGGCGCTGCTTACATTTTCAGTAATTCTTGGCGCATTGACGACGCCTGCACCGTCACTTTCAGATGAGGTTCAAAATAGCGCACCGTCTGTAAGAGTATTCAATCGCATAGTTGCTAAATCAGAAAAGGAAGATTGGCAAAAGCTTCCGATTGGAGAGCTGATGGGCAAAATAGCGACCGAGTTGGAAGGAACTCCCTATGTGGGAGGAGTTCTTGACCGAAACACCAAAAAAGAAGTTTGCACAGTTGATTTGAGCGCACTGGATTGCGTCACATTTTTTGAATCGACGCTCGACCTCGCCAGAATAATCAAAAAGGGTAACCCGACGCCAGAGGCACTACTGAAAGAAGTGACCTATACCCGCTACCGGGGCGGCAAACCGACTGATTACACATGCAGACTGCACTACACGACAGACTGGTATCACGACAACCAGAAAAAGCATGTTGTTGAGTTATTGCAAAAACTACCCGGCGAGCAGACATTTCCATCCAAAGTAAGCTTTATGTCCTCCCATCCGCAAAGTTATCCCGTGCTGGTTGAGCATCCAGAATTTGTCGCCACAATCAAAAACCAGGAATCGCAAATCAATAAACGACATCTGAATTTTGTACCGATGGACAAGATAGCCTCGATTGAACCATTGTTGCAAACAGGAGATATCGTGGGAATCTGCACAGACCAGCCAGGGTTGGACATTGTTCATACGGGAATCATCTATCGAGACAAAGATGGCGTCCCACATTTCATGGATGCCTCCTCAAAAAAAATCAACATGAAAGTGACAATTGAACCTGGTCCAATCAGTGGGGCACTGAAATGGTCAAAAAACAACATAGGAATCATGGTGGCACGCCCACTAGAGCCTTGA